The DNA region CAAGGAGTTCGGCCTCGCCGAGGGCGGGCAGCACATCGTGGTGCCCCTGACCTACATCACCAATGTGCACGCGCTCGGCATTGCCAATGTGCAGGGCCTCACCTTTGCGACCCCGTTCTACTGGGACCGCACCGACAAGACGCGCGCGTGGTCGGAGCGCTTCTTCAGGCAGCACCACGCAATGCCGACCATGGACCAGGCCGCGGTCTATTCGGGAACGCTGCACTATCTGCAGGCCGTCGCTGCCGCCAGGACCCTGGACGGCCTGAAGGTCGCCGACGAGATCCGGAAGCTGCCGGTCAACGACATGTATGTCGAGAACGGTTTTGTGCGCGCCGACGGCTGGCTGATGCATCCGTTCTACATGGCGAGCATCAAGGCCCCCGGCGAGGTCAAGAAGCCCTGGGACTACTACACCATCGAGAAGGTCATTCCGGCATCCGAGGCGGCGCAGCCGTTGTCGGAGAGCCAATGCCCGCTCGTCGCTCAATCGCAATGACATCGGCAAAGGAGAGACAATGTCCCGCGAAGTTCTCAAGATGTATTCGGACTACAAGAGCCCCTATGCCTGGCTGGCATTCGATCCGGTGTTCGAGCTGGAAAAGAAGTTCGACATCAAGGTGCAGTGGCGGCCGTTCCAGCTCCGGATCAAGGGCTCCGGCCAGCGCAGCGTCTATTCGGAATACAAGGTCAAGTATTCCTACATGGATGCCCGGCGGTCCGCGAACGAGCGCGGCGACAAGAAGATCATCCGCGGCCCGCTGAAGATATTCGACACCGCCCCGGCGCTGATCGGCGGGCTGTTCGCGGAGAAGCAGGGGCGGCTGATCGAATACAGCCGCCTGGTCTACGAGCTGTTCTTCCGCCGCGAGCTCGCGGTCGACGAGGTCGATGCGGTGGAGCGCTTCATCGAGTCGCTCGGGATGTCCGGCGCTGAATTCCGCAGCTATTTCGAAGGTGACGGCCGGCGCGAATATGAGGAGGCGCAGCAGGAGAGCCAGGGCGATCATATCTTCGGCGTGCCGATCTGCGTCTTTCGCGGCGAGCAGTTCTGGGGCAACGACCGTGTGCCGATGCTCGAGCGGCGGCTGCAGGAGGCCGGACTGTCGCTGTCGCGCGAAAAGCAGCTGGCCTGAGCTGTGCCGGAGGCTCCGATGATCGATCTTCATTTCGCGCCGACGCCGAATGGCTGGAAGGTCTCGATCATGCTCGAGGAATGCGAGCTGCCGTACACCGTCGTGCCGGTCAACATCACGCGCGGCGACCAGTTCAAGCCCGAATTCCGCAAGCTCAATCCCAATGGGCGGATCCCTGTCATCGTCGACAGGGACCCGCCCGGCGGAGGCGAGCCGCTGACGATCTTCGAGTCGGGAGCGATCTTGCTTTACCTCGCGGAGAAGACCGGCAGGTTCGCTCCGCGTGATCTGCATGGCCGCACCCGCGTGCAGCAATGGCTGATGTGGCAGATGAGCGCGCTCGGGCCGATGCTGGGTCAGAACGGGCACTTCTCGCTCTATGCGCCGAGCAGGATTCCCTATGCGGTCGAGCGCTATGGCAACGAGGCGCGCCGTCTCTACGGCGTGCTCAACGATCGGCTGGGCAAGAGCAGCCACGTGGCGGGCGACGACTATTCGATCGCCGACATCGGCTGCTTTCCATGGGTGATGACTCACAAGGCACAGGGCTTCACGCTCGACGATGTCCCGCACGTCAGGCGCTGGTTCGCCGAGCTTCGTGGACGGCCGCTGCTCCAGAAGGGGCTGGCGGTCGGGCGGCGCGCGGTGCGCAAGACGCTCGACGCGCAGGCCCGCAGCAACCTGTTTGGAACGAGGCCGGCGGGCGGAAACGCGCCCGCCGAAACTCTTCAGTCACAACAACTGGACAATTGAGATGACCCTGCCTCCGAAAATGCTGACCGGTTATCGCGTGCTCGATATCACCCAGTTCGTCGCAGGCCCGACCTGCACGCGTCTGCTGGCCGAAGCCGGCGCCGACGTGATCAAGATCGAGCTCGCGCCGTTCGGCGACCGGTCGCGCTTCCAGGGCCTGAAGCCGCGGGATCCCGCGTACAAGAACACCTCGCAGAGCACGTATTTCTTCCAGCAGAACCATTCGAAGCGCAGCCTCGCGCTCGATTTCAAGCATGAGAAGAGCCGCCAGATCCTGACCCGGCTCGCCGCCAAGGCCGACGTTCTGGTGGAGAATTTTACGCCCGGCGTGATGGAGCGCGCCGGACTTGGTTATGAGACGCTCAGGAAAATCAATCCGCGGCTGATCATGTGCTCGATC from Bradyrhizobium sp. B124 includes:
- a CDS encoding glutathione S-transferase N-terminal domain-containing protein, whose amino-acid sequence is MIDLHFAPTPNGWKVSIMLEECELPYTVVPVNITRGDQFKPEFRKLNPNGRIPVIVDRDPPGGGEPLTIFESGAILLYLAEKTGRFAPRDLHGRTRVQQWLMWQMSALGPMLGQNGHFSLYAPSRIPYAVERYGNEARRLYGVLNDRLGKSSHVAGDDYSIADIGCFPWVMTHKAQGFTLDDVPHVRRWFAELRGRPLLQKGLAVGRRAVRKTLDAQARSNLFGTRPAGGNAPAETLQSQQLDN
- a CDS encoding DsbA family protein — encoded protein: MSREVLKMYSDYKSPYAWLAFDPVFELEKKFDIKVQWRPFQLRIKGSGQRSVYSEYKVKYSYMDARRSANERGDKKIIRGPLKIFDTAPALIGGLFAEKQGRLIEYSRLVYELFFRRELAVDEVDAVERFIESLGMSGAEFRSYFEGDGRREYEEAQQESQGDHIFGVPICVFRGEQFWGNDRVPMLERRLQEAGLSLSREKQLA